The sequence AACGCAGGATGATCCGCGACGAGGAGCGCGACCGGCGCCGTCTCGTCCGTGATCCTGCCGTGCGGGCGCGACAACTCGAGCCGGTAGGGTGCGAACTCGCCGTCGGTGAACGGATACTGCTGGTACTGAACGATCGCGAGGCCGCCACCGCGCACGTAGTCGAGAAGCCGCCCGTTCGCCTTCTGCAGGGCGCGGTCGGTCTCGTAGGCGCGGCTTCCGATCACGATGGCGTCGAAGCGCGCGAGATCGCCGTTCTCGAGGTCGGCGGCGCTCAAGATCTGGATCGGCACCCCGATGTCGGCCAGGAGCTCCGGCACCCTGTCCGAGGCGCCGAGCACGTAGCCGACGCGGCCGAGCGCCGGCAGACCGATGTCGGCGCGCACCAGCTGGAAGCGGTCGCTGCCCCGAAGCGGCGACGGCGGGACATGCGGATAGTCGAGAAGCGGCGCGGCGGCGCGCGAACGCTCGTCGCCGGCAGTCGCGGTGACCGTGAGCGCAAAGCGGGCCGTGCCGTTGACAGGGCAGTCCGGCACCGGGAGGCGGAGGCTCGCGCTGCCGCGGGCTTCGTCGATCCGGAACGGGATCGTCCTCGGCGCCCTTCCGCCACAGTCTCCACGGAAGGTGAGCACGCCGGCGAGCGGCGCCGCGACGTGCGAAGCCAGATCGACGGCGATCTCCGGCGCAGGGCCGCCGTTCGCCCAGACCGCGACCTCGGGCGAGACGCTGAGCTCGAGACGCGGCACGACGACGACCGGCCGGCGGATCTCGCCGCGCGCCTGGTCGGCGTAGCGGTAGACCGCCTCGCGATCGAGGCGCACCGAGCGACCGCCGACCTCGAGCGTGACCCGGCCGGAGAGCACCGGCTCGCCGAACGGCTCGCCGCGCGCCGCCTCCGCGGCGGCGCTCCAATCGTAGAGGTCGTCTCGTCGCGGCAGCTCGAGAAAGTAGGGGCGCGACGCGCGCGCATCCGGAGGCACCGTGAGGGTCTGCTCGAAGCGCACGAGCTCGCCGGCGCCGATCTCGACGTGAGCGACCAACTGCCCGGCGAAGCCTGCCGCGGTCGGGAGCGTGCGGCCCAGCTCGCCCTCCGTTTCGAGGCCGAGCGGCTTCACTCCCCTCGGGCCGGCGTTCCAGAGCGCGACGGTGAGCTTCACCGGCTCGCCCGGCACGAGCTCCGCCTGGTCGACGAAGACGTCGAGCGCCACACCGCTCGCGATGAGCAGCGCCTGCTCGCCGATCGCGATCTTCTCGGCGATGAGCTCGGCGACCGGCCGGGCGCCGGGTACTGCGCTCTCGATACAGGCACTCCGCGCCCGGTCGAGCGCCGCGAGAGAGCGCACGAGCGGCGCCACACTGTCGGCCATGCGCTCGGGGCGCAGGGCGGCCTCCGCAGCCGCGATCTCGGCGGCGGCGCTTTCGAGCTCCCGCCGCACTTCCACGGCGAGTGGCGTCGAGCCCAGGGTCGCGGCGAGCCCCGCGAGGGAGGTGTCGATTCCGGCGAAGAGGTCGTTGCCTGCGGCGCCGCCCGGCCCCTCGACGAACGTGTACTTGCCGTCGCGGGGACCGAGCTCGATGAGCCGCCCCATGTCCTGCGACCGATGCTGGCTGCGGGACCGCATCGCGAGTTGCAGCGTCGAGAGCCCGCTCCACGGGTCGATGGCACCGAGCGGCCGCGAAACCGTGGCGCTCTCGGGCGCGAACCAGGCGGCGCGGAAGAGCGCCTGAGCTTTCCAGGGGGCCGCCGTCTCGCCGCTCTCGTCGAGGGCGGGCAGCGCCTCGGCCGATCGTGCGAAGGCGAGGAAGGCGGTGTGCCCGGCCGCCTGATGCTGGCCGTGCCCGCCCGAGCCATCGTTGCCGAAGACCGACAGGACGACCTGCGGCTTGAAGCGCCGAAGGATGCGCACAGCGTCGGCGAGCAGCGCCTCTTCCGGCCACTTGCCGAAGGTCTCCGGCAGCGACCGGGTGTAGCCGAAGTCGAAGGCGCGGGTGAAGTACTGCCGCGCGCCATCGACGCCGCGCGCCGCCAGCAGTTCCTGGGTGCGGAGAACTCCCAGCGCTTCGCCGAGATCGGGTCCGATCAGGTTCTGCCCCCCCTCGCCGCGCGACAGCGAGAGGTAGGCCGCCTCACCGCCGAGCTCGCGCGAGACCAGCGCCAGCGCCGACGTGTCTTCGTCGTCGGGATGGGCGCCGATGACCAGCAGCCGGCGATGCGTCTGGAGCTTCGCGAGCGCCCGCTCGAGCGCCGCGTAGCCGCCGGTGCCGGCCGGCTCGTAGACCGAGGGCAGAACGTTGGCGGCGGTCGCGAGGAGCTTCGCCGGGAGCAGCGCGAAACCGGCGAGAAGGCAGAGAGCGCCGGCGGCGAGGCGAGACGAGCGGGCGGC is a genomic window of Thermoanaerobaculia bacterium containing:
- a CDS encoding membrane dipeptidase, which codes for MAPLSPHRSAARSSRLAAGALCLLAGFALLPAKLLATAANVLPSVYEPAGTGGYAALERALAKLQTHRRLLVIGAHPDDEDTSALALVSRELGGEAAYLSLSRGEGGQNLIGPDLGEALGVLRTQELLAARGVDGARQYFTRAFDFGYTRSLPETFGKWPEEALLADAVRILRRFKPQVVLSVFGNDGSGGHGQHQAAGHTAFLAFARSAEALPALDESGETAAPWKAQALFRAAWFAPESATVSRPLGAIDPWSGLSTLQLAMRSRSQHRSQDMGRLIELGPRDGKYTFVEGPGGAAGNDLFAGIDTSLAGLAATLGSTPLAVEVRRELESAAAEIAAAEAALRPERMADSVAPLVRSLAALDRARSACIESAVPGARPVAELIAEKIAIGEQALLIASGVALDVFVDQAELVPGEPVKLTVALWNAGPRGVKPLGLETEGELGRTLPTAAGFAGQLVAHVEIGAGELVRFEQTLTVPPDARASRPYFLELPRRDDLYDWSAAAEAARGEPFGEPVLSGRVTLEVGGRSVRLDREAVYRYADQARGEIRRPVVVVPRLELSVSPEVAVWANGGPAPEIAVDLASHVAAPLAGVLTFRGDCGGRAPRTIPFRIDEARGSASLRLPVPDCPVNGTARFALTVTATAGDERSRAAAPLLDYPHVPPSPLRGSDRFQLVRADIGLPALGRVGYVLGASDRVPELLADIGVPIQILSAADLENGDLARFDAIVIGSRAYETDRALQKANGRLLDYVRGGGLAIVQYQQYPFTDGEFAPYRLELSRPHGRITDETAPVALLVADHPAFTTPNRIGPADWEGWVQERALYMPSTWEAAYTPLLELQDPDQPAQRGGLLVAGLGKGTYVYTGLAFFRQLPAGVPGAYRLFANLLALGRSGAERQAAFAARGQELADRFLLVDTHIDVPYRLKNEMEDISLRTAKGDFDHPRAVEGGLDTTFMSIYIPAKLQEAGGGKALADELIDMVEGIVRAAPSKWALATTPEQALANRAAGRLSFALGIENGAAIEDRLANLAHFHARGVRYVTLTHGKNNLICDSSYETPENRLWHGLSPFGREVVAEMNRLGILVDLSHVSDEAFDQALALSQAPPFASHSSCRHFTPGFERNVDDARIRALAAKGGVLQINFGSSFLSAAANKNAVDGFLAQAAYLKEKGVTEDSPEAKAFEEKWKQENPLPRATLDDVVAHIDHVVEIAGIDHVGLGSDFDGVGDSLPYGLRDVSMYPNLFARLLERGYSEADIEKIAGGNLMRVWRAAERVAEGFRR